GCGCCGGTTATTTTGCTACAAAGTGAATGCTTTTTCATTCCTTCAATTTGGAAAGAAGCGTGTGTTCAAGGGCGTATGCTTTAACTTCTTGGCGGGTCAATAATTTTCTTCTAATATCTCATGAGACTGTACTTGTTCGGTCTCAGGAAGTTACTTTTTTAGGAACTTATCAGGATTGTCCGTAACGATTCCGTAAAGCTCCACATTGATTGCTGATATTTCCGATGGATCGTTTACCGTCCATGGAGATATTTTGGTTCCATGAATATCATGCATCTTATGGCCTTTCAGGAGAGTGTATTCTGGAAGGAGATGGTCGATATGCTGCCTGTCGATAAACTCCTGCAGATCGCCGATAGAAAAATAGTTTAGTGAATCCGAAGAAACATCAAGGCCAATCTCGATCTTGCTTGACAGTTCCCTGATCCTTTCTATAGAAAGTGGGTTAAAGGATATGATTTTTGCAGTGTCTGAAGCTCCGTGATCATTTACCAGTTCCAGTACCCTTGCGGGAAGATCAGGGTAGCATGGCGTCCCATTGTCCCTAACGGTCTTTAGCTCAATAAAAATCTGCTTTTCTCCAAGTTCCGACAGGACTTCATCCAGGGTTGGCACCGCTATGTCTGTTCCTGGGAAGCGGTATCGTTTAATCGTGTCGAGATCGAGATCATTTATTTCAGCATCCACGCCAAGCAATCGTTTTAGATTGAAGTCATGAAAGACGACGATTTTTTTGTCCTTTGTAAAATGAACATCAAGTTCCACAGCGTCCGACCCTATCCTGAAGGCATCTACGAACGCCGGGATCGTATTTTCCGGATAATTTTTCCTGAATCCTCTGTGTGCTATAATTTTCACGTCCCACTGATTGGGAGAATTTATTAAAATTATACTGTGTTGTTGGGTTTCCATTAAATCTGGAACAAAGAGTCATGTATTATCATCTATATTCTACGGACTTAGCAGTCCATGGTTCTTTTTCAGAGATTATATATTAAATTGCATTATAATGGACAAAATTGTCCATATTAATGGATAAAAATATATTCGATTAAAGACTATCAGATCGTGAACATTTATAGTATATTGGAAAACCTGAGGAAATCCGGCATGGCAGTATTTAATTCACTAGAGTTTCAAAGGTTTGCGGGCATATCTCAAGATTCGGTTCCGAAATATATTATGCGTATGAAGGAGAGAGGTTTGCTACTCGGTGTGGAAAAAGGAAAAATATCCATAACCGAAGATCCTTTTATAGTGGCATCCCAGATAGCATACCCTTCATATATATCATTCACAACCGGCCTCTATTTGAATAATTTGATGGAGCAGACTGTTGACAAAATATTTGTTGCAACGCCTGTTAGGAGGAACAAATTGGCGTTCAATGGGATGGACATAATTTTTGTTCACTTTAACCCATCTATGATGTTTGGGTACCAAAAACATAGACAGGAAAATTCATACATTGTGTTCGGGGAACCAGAAAAAATAATACTGGATATGCTTTACAAACCATGGATTGCTAATCTGTCGTACGTCCTGGATATCATGAAACAGATTGATGTTAAAAAATTATTAGGTTTTGTCTCCTCGGTAAAGGAAGAATCGGTAAAAAGACGGCTATTTTATTTACTGGATTACAGTGGTATAAGTGTAGATGCAAGCGATTTTAAAGTTATATACACACTGAATCCCCATAATAAGTTCAGGGGGAAGTATGTCAGCAAATGGAAAATATACGACAATGAGGTGAACTTTTGATTGACAGGAGCGATATTTTAAGTCTGAGCAAATTGAACTCGTTGAAGCCATTTCAGCAGGAAAAAAATTACATACAGACGTTGATGTTGCGTTCTATTTACCGAAGTGCAAACAGCTTCATTTTTAAGGGTGGTACGGCGCTATTTTTTTTCTACAGGTTACCTAGATTTTCTGAGGATCTGGATTTCAATGACCTGTATGGGACAGACGAACAGAGAATAATTGAAACCTTGCACAGGGACCTACTGTTAGTCGGCATCGAAAATAGGTTTAAGATCACTTCCTCAAACGAAGCCTCAGCAACATACCAGTTCTCGGTCAAAGGTCCTTTGTATACATCCGAAGTTTCGGGCTTGACAGTAAAGGTAGACATTAGCAAGCGCGAAAAAACACTGAGGAAACCAAAGGTAATGCAGATCGATTCCCAGTACAGGGATGTACTCCCGTTTAGCGCAATTGTCATGGATATTAGTGAGATTAAGGCAGAAAAGGTTAGAGCAGTAATTACGCGGGACAAGGCGCGCGACGTTTATGATATTTTTTTCCTCATGAGAAATTTTGGAGATACGATTGACAAGGACCTCGTGAATCTAAAGCTTGGATATTATGGAAGAAAATTTTCAATTGAGGAGTTTGCTGAATCTTTGAACAGGAAGAAATCAAAATGGATCAGTGAGCTGAGTTCGATCGTAATAGGAGAGATACCAGATGTGAACGACGTAGTATCCTCAATTATGGTATCGGCGGAAAAGCACCTTGTTTGAACCAGGGCAAGGTTTAGCAGTGAATCTGGCTGTAATTAATGTTAGAACAAATTTTGAGACTGTTAAATCCTGAAAATAGAATCTAAGCCATAGGAAAAAAGGGAATGTCGATCAGTCCGGAAATGGGAGTAACTACGAGTGTGAGAGGAAAATAAACGAGATACTATAGAAAAATGTGTCTGAAATGAACTCATCCCTACTTGATATACAAATTGGATATCTTTATATTGTAGGACTCCATAAATAGATTTGTTCACAGAACCATAATTGGGTAGAAAGCAACATGACGACATTAATCCTTAACGTTGACCGCGATAACGACTTCGGAGAGAAAGCGAATTTCAATGGGCCAGTCGTAGGATTGGAAAATTGCCACATTGCCGCCGAAAAACTCATGGAAGTGGACCCTGAAGATTCTGACGCAAATGCTTTGTTTGGCGCAATTAAGCACTATCGCGATCTCAAGAAAGAAGACGAGGATGTGGAGATAGCACTCGTTACAGGGGATAAAAATGTCGGTGAGGTTTCCGACAGAAAACTTGGGAAGCAGCTTGAACAGCTTCTCTCGGGCAATAAGTACAGCGGAGTCATCCTTGTAACAGATGGAGCGGAGGATGACTACATCGTTCCTCTGATAGTCTCATTCAAGAAGATAGAGTACGTCAAACATATAATCGTGAGGCACAACCAGAACATTGAATCACTATATTATTACATTGTCAGGGCTATACAGGATAAGAGGCTTGTAAACAAGTTCATAATCCCGATAGGCCTTATTCTGCTGGCGTATGGTGTCGTGTCGGTTGTTCTCCTGAGCTATAACTGGGTGACAGCAAAGATAACATACCTTGATCCGAGCATTGCCGCGTTGACCGTTGTTACGATAGTCATTGGTGCGTATCTGCTCGAGAAGGGCTTTGAGATCGGAAAATCTACGCAGCAGATGGTTGGGAGGATGTGGGATTACGCATCTGAAACCAGGATACTATTTCTTTCTTATATAATTGCCATTGGCTTAATATTCGTTGGAATAGCATACAGTTACGCATCTGCAAGGGCCATAGTCAATTCTCCGTTTAACAGCGTCCTTGTTTTTCTTAGCGTTTTTACATGGTGGGTCCTTGCCTCCATTTTTGTAAGGGAAGTGGGCCTTTCCCTTGAACTTTACACAAACGGGGAACATGGCGGTGTGTCCAAATCCTTATTCGGAGTGACATTCTCTGCTTCCATAGCATTCATAGTTTACGGAATAATAAGTTATATCCGGTTCCTTCTTCTGTTCACATCTTTTACCACAGGGATACTCAGTGTCTTCTATATTGTCCTTGGAGTAATAATAGCCATCCTCTCTGCACTTGTGCACAGGTACTTCAACGAGAAGGGTGTCTCTTCCAGCAATGTCAAAGTGGAAAGCAACACCCCAGATGGGCCTGCAGATAACAAATGAACTTGAATGAATGGAATGCTGTTTATGATCGTATATCTCGCGATCTTGGTTTTTCAAAGGAGTTGGATTTCAAAAGTTCCAGGATACTCTCCTCGATTCTTGGGTCATCTTCAGGCCTTGCCATTACGGAAAAATTTCGTGGAAAGAATGCTTACGTTGTTGGGAATGCGCCGGATCTGAAAAATTATCTTGAAAAGAGGACCGGGGAAGTATCAATAGTTGCGGACTCTGCGATAGATACCTATCTTGAACTTGTTGGCATGCCGGATATAATAGTTACGGATCTTGACGGTGACATTCCTGCCATGCTCAAATGCAATGAATCAGGGACACTATGTTTGATACATGCCCATGGAGACAATATTGGTTTGATAGAAGAGTGGTCCAGGAAATTCACAGGGCCAAGGATTGGAACGACACAGAACCAGCCACTTGATAATATATTCAATTTCTTCGGGTTCACGGATGGAGACAGGGCAGCTTTTTTCGCAAATTATCTTAATTCCAGGGAGATTCGCCTTGTAGGATTCGACTTCAAGAATCCTTCGTACAAAAGTGGCGGAAATAGAGAACGAAAACTAAAGAAGCTTACGTGGGCTAAGTTCCTCCTGGACTTGCTTTCTAAGGAGAGGGGAACGGAGTTAATTGAGGGCGGCGTTATTCTTCTTTAATAATTTCGGATCCATTGAAAACTACCGGAAATTTTGCTATGTCAAGCTTCAGGGAAGCTTCCACATCGCCTGATGATCCGATAAGCCTGAGCCTTCTTGCTCCATTTGAATTTCTGATCTTTTCCGCGTAATCTTCAAAATCTGGATTCTCGTTCAACAGGAGTTTCTGCAAATAGCTTGAGAAAATATAGTCCTCATCGGCAGAGCCATCCGGTCTCCCAGACATGACTATCTCCACGGTCTTCTCATTCATGAGGGAAATTTGTGTGGCTTCTGCGTTCAGGAACGATGAGATGTAAACCTTGTCGTTTCCATATATCTTTTTCAGGACCAGTGTTCCGTTTGTTGACGTAAAAATAACAGTTTTTCCATAAAAATTAATCTTTGACAGAATTGATGGCGAGTTATTGAAATCGAAGCCAGGAACCTTGAATCCGAAACGTTCGCCAATAAGCACGTAGGATGGATTTTTTGATTTCATCCTCTTTGCGTCGCCTACACTGTACATCGGTATTATCTTCTCGGCACCTTTCAGAAGGATCATCGGGATGGAACTGGTTGATCGAAATATGTCTACCAGGACTTTTGTCGAATCACTGAACTTTCCAGTTTTTCTTCCCTCGGTTATTAGGACTTCCAACGAAACGGATATATATGGATCATTAAAGAACTATTCAGGTCATAATTTTTGAAAATGAAAAAAATAATGAACGATCAAAAACATTAATGAGGGTAAAATGGATATGGCGAAAATAAAGAGGTAACATATAAATGCCACAATCTGTATCAACTATGGTAGAAGGGGGTAAAGCTACAAGCGGTCCTCCACTTGGTCCTGCACTCGGCCCACTGGGCCTGAACATGGGGCAGGTTATAAAGGATATCAACGAGTTAACAAAAGACTTCAAGGGACTTCAGGTCCCAGTTACTGTGATCGTTACGGATCCTGCCAACAAGAAATATGAGATAAAGGTTGGCATGCCCCCAACATCAGCGCTACTTAAAAAAGAACTGGGCATAGAAAAAGGATCGGGCAAGCGGAAGGAAACAATAGCCGGGAACATTACGATCGACCAGATAAAGAAAGTTGCGTCTTCAAAGATTGAGAAGTTACTTTCAAACGACATTAAGGCAGCTGTCCTTGAAGTTGCCGGTACATGTGTTTCAATGGGAATAACAATAGACGGAAAGGACCCGAAAGAATTTCAAAAGCTTGTGAAGAGCGGAGAGATCAAGCTCTAGGATCCTTATTGTCAGTTGAAACAAGAAGAGTGATATTTAAAGTAACATATACTATTTAAGACTCACGTCAAGAGTTGCTAAGGTTAATATCTACCTTTGATCTTGCGGTGTACAGGCATCGACTGTAATATGTTCGTTCAAAATAGACGGAAGGACTTATGGTTTTGCTGTAATTGGTAGGAGAAGGTTATCTTCGCTGGCACTACCGGGTGATTGAATTGGCTGAAAAAAACGCTGTATCTGAAACAATCGAGGAAATTAAGAAAAATTCCAAGGAACGCAAGTTCAAGGAAAGTATTGAGCTTGCAGTTAACATGAAGGAAGTAGATTTGAGCGATCCTAAGAACAGAATAAACGAGGAAATAATTTTGCCCAAGGGACGGGGAAAGGATCTTAAGGTTGCGGTCATTGGAACAGCCGAAATGAAAACTAAGGCTGCCAAGGTTGCAGATTTTGTTTTTGGCCCGGAGGACCTTGGCAAATTCGCCGAGGACAAAAAGGCGTTCAAGAAACTCGCTGGAGATGTTGATTTCTTTGTAGCCGAAGCTACACTCATGGCAGGGATAGGTAAATCTCTTGGTCAGGTTCTTGGTCCAAGGGGAAAGATGCCAAAGCCCCTTCCCCCAGGTCAGGATCCTACACCTTTGATAAACAACCTCAAAAAGACTGTGAGGGCAAGAAGCAGGGACAGGAGGACTTTCCATGTACCTGTGGGCACAAGAGACATGAACACCAGTGATCTTGTGGACAACATAAATTCAGTGGTAAAGAGGATTGTGGGCAGGATGGAGAAGGGAAGGGGAAATATCGAATCCATATACCTCAAGACGACGATGGGTAAAGCAGTGAAACTTGATCTGGAGGCGATACAATGACGCACCCAGCACCTTGGAAAATAGAGCTTGTAAAGGATCTTGAGAGCGATATCGAGAATAATCCTGTCGTGGTGGTTGTAGGCATTAAGGGAATAGCGAATGCACAGCTTCAGAATATTAGAAAAACCCTGAAGGGGAAAGCAAAGTTGAGGGTCGTGAGAAAGAGGCTCCTCCTGAAGGCTCTGGAAAACAGCAAGAAGGAAAACATTCATGACCTGGAAAAACTCTCTGAAGGACAGGTTGCTGTCGTCACAACATCTTCTCAACCCGCTATTATAGGGAAAATACTTGAGGGAACAAGGCAAAAGGCTTTTGCAAAGGGGGGAGAAATTGCGGAAGATGACATAATAATACCTGAAATGGCAACAGATTTCCCGCCGGGCCCCATGATGAGTGAATTCCAGAAAGTTGGCTTGCAGACGGGAATCGATAAGGGGAAGATAGCCATTAAAAAGGAGGCTCTCTTCGTAAAGGCTGGAGAACCGATACCTAAGAGCAAAGCGAAGATACTCGTTAAACTGGGAATACCAACGGTTGATT
This is a stretch of genomic DNA from Thermoplasmatales archaeon. It encodes these proteins:
- a CDS encoding glycerophosphodiester phosphodiesterase, giving the protein MKIIAHRGFRKNYPENTIPAFVDAFRIGSDAVELDVHFTKDKKIVVFHDFNLKRLLGVDAEINDLDLDTIKRYRFPGTDIAVPTLDEVLSELGEKQIFIELKTVRDNGTPCYPDLPARVLELVNDHGASDTAKIISFNPLSIERIRELSSKIEIGLDVSSDSLNYFSIGDLQEFIDRQHIDHLLPEYTLLKGHKMHDIHGTKISPWTVNDPSEISAINVELYGIVTDNPDKFLKK
- a CDS encoding DUF373 family protein, producing the protein MTTLILNVDRDNDFGEKANFNGPVVGLENCHIAAEKLMEVDPEDSDANALFGAIKHYRDLKKEDEDVEIALVTGDKNVGEVSDRKLGKQLEQLLSGNKYSGVILVTDGAEDDYIVPLIVSFKKIEYVKHIIVRHNQNIESLYYYIVRAIQDKRLVNKFIIPIGLILLAYGVVSVVLLSYNWVTAKITYLDPSIAALTVVTIVIGAYLLEKGFEIGKSTQQMVGRMWDYASETRILFLSYIIAIGLIFVGIAYSYASARAIVNSPFNSVLVFLSVFTWWVLASIFVREVGLSLELYTNGEHGGVSKSLFGVTFSASIAFIVYGIISYIRFLLLFTSFTTGILSVFYIVLGVIIAILSALVHRYFNEKGVSSSNVKVESNTPDGPADNK
- a CDS encoding 50S ribosomal protein L11, which translates into the protein MPQSVSTMVEGGKATSGPPLGPALGPLGLNMGQVIKDINELTKDFKGLQVPVTVIVTDPANKKYEIKVGMPPTSALLKKELGIEKGSGKRKETIAGNITIDQIKKVASSKIEKLLSNDIKAAVLEVAGTCVSMGITIDGKDPKEFQKLVKSGEIKL
- a CDS encoding 2-phosphosulfolactate phosphatase, producing the protein MEVLITEGRKTGKFSDSTKVLVDIFRSTSSIPMILLKGAEKIIPMYSVGDAKRMKSKNPSYVLIGERFGFKVPGFDFNNSPSILSKINFYGKTVIFTSTNGTLVLKKIYGNDKVYISSFLNAEATQISLMNEKTVEIVMSGRPDGSADEDYIFSSYLQKLLLNENPDFEDYAEKIRNSNGARRLRLIGSSGDVEASLKLDIAKFPVVFNGSEIIKEE
- a CDS encoding nucleotidyl transferase AbiEii/AbiGii toxin family protein — translated: MIDRSDILSLSKLNSLKPFQQEKNYIQTLMLRSIYRSANSFIFKGGTALFFFYRLPRFSEDLDFNDLYGTDEQRIIETLHRDLLLVGIENRFKITSSNEASATYQFSVKGPLYTSEVSGLTVKVDISKREKTLRKPKVMQIDSQYRDVLPFSAIVMDISEIKAEKVRAVITRDKARDVYDIFFLMRNFGDTIDKDLVNLKLGYYGRKFSIEEFAESLNRKKSKWISELSSIVIGEIPDVNDVVSSIMVSAEKHLV
- a CDS encoding DUF115 domain-containing protein; this translates as MNLNEWNAVYDRISRDLGFSKELDFKSSRILSSILGSSSGLAITEKFRGKNAYVVGNAPDLKNYLEKRTGEVSIVADSAIDTYLELVGMPDIIVTDLDGDIPAMLKCNESGTLCLIHAHGDNIGLIEEWSRKFTGPRIGTTQNQPLDNIFNFFGFTDGDRAAFFANYLNSREIRLVGFDFKNPSYKSGGNRERKLKKLTWAKFLLDLLSKERGTELIEGGVILL
- the rplJ gene encoding 50S ribosomal protein L10; its protein translation is MTHPAPWKIELVKDLESDIENNPVVVVVGIKGIANAQLQNIRKTLKGKAKLRVVRKRLLLKALENSKKENIHDLEKLSEGQVAVVTTSSQPAIIGKILEGTRQKAFAKGGEIAEDDIIIPEMATDFPPGPMMSEFQKVGLQTGIDKGKIAIKKEALFVKAGEPIPKSKAKILVKLGIPTVDSGLDIRGAYSEGLIFDKETMSINVDYATSNIAIAFSQAKNVALEAMFLVPEILPSLIVKARFSAEQLAVMTGTVDEGNVDLFILKAIREANKLNATVSGEETEKQEEKKEEKKEQKAKAEDTSDSVSEGLSSLFG
- a CDS encoding 50S ribosomal protein L1; its protein translation is MAEKNAVSETIEEIKKNSKERKFKESIELAVNMKEVDLSDPKNRINEEIILPKGRGKDLKVAVIGTAEMKTKAAKVADFVFGPEDLGKFAEDKKAFKKLAGDVDFFVAEATLMAGIGKSLGQVLGPRGKMPKPLPPGQDPTPLINNLKKTVRARSRDRRTFHVPVGTRDMNTSDLVDNINSVVKRIVGRMEKGRGNIESIYLKTTMGKAVKLDLEAIQ